The DNA window CTTGACTGCAAGACAAACAGGTCGAGCAGGTGCGAAAGCAGGTCTTAGTGATCCGGTGCTTCTGTATGGAAGGGCCGTCGCTCAACGGATAAAAGGTACGCCGGGGATAACAGGCTTATCGCGCCCAAGAGTTCACATCGACGGCGCGGTTTGGCACCTCGATGTCGGCTCATCGCATCCTGGGGCTGGAGCAGGTCCCAAGGGTTTGGCTGTTCGCCAATTAAAGCGGTACGTGAGCTGGGTTTAAAACGTCGTGAGACAGTTTGGTCCTTATCTGTTGCGGGCGTAGGATATTTGAGGAGATCTGTTCCTAGTACGAGAGGACCGGAATGGACGAACCTCTGGTGTTCCAGTTGTCGCGCCAGCGGCATAGCTGGGTAGCTATGTTCGGAAGGGATAACCGCTGAAAGCATCTAAGCGGGAAGCCCACTTCAAGATGAGATATCCCGTGGCGTAAGCCACCTGAAGGCTCGTTGGAGACCACAACGTTGATAGGTCAGGTGTGGAAGTGTGGCAACACATGGAGCTAACTGATACTAATAGGCCGTGCGGCTTGACCATATTTTTTCTTAAAGACTCACAGTGTCTACTAATAATTAAAAACCTGTTCGATTGTCACAGTTTTTATATATAAAACGTTCCAACGATCAAACGTTTGAACGCTACACGTTTGAACACTTTTTTTCTCGGCTAACACACCAGCCGAGGTATTGATTTTTTCGGTGGCCATTGCGAGAAGGATACACCCGTTCCCATTTCGAACACGGAAGTTAAGCTTCTCAGCGCCGATGGTACTGCCAGGGAGACTTGGTGGGAGAGTAGGTCGCTGCCGAATTCTTTCTTTTAGGCCCGTATGATCCTTATCCGATCATTCGGGCCTTTTTTTTTCGATTTTCCTTTGTGTAATTTTTTCCTTTGTGGTTAATCGATTGTTAGCCGTTAAAATTTCTCTTCAGGAAAGCGAATGGAAAGTCAGCCTTTGAGTGCATTGATACTAGCAGCCGGCAAGGGAACCAGGATGAAGTCCACCATGGCCAAGGTTCTCCATGAAGTGCATTTCCGGCCCATGATTCACCACGTGATTGATGCTGTATCTTCTCTTGATTTCGGTACAATTATCGTTGTTACCGGTCATCAGGCCGAGCAGGTTGAGGCGGCTTGCGCAGGGTATAATGTGATTTTTGCTCGCCAGCAGGAACAGCTCGGTACAGGTCATGCGGTGCTTGCCGCTGAAGCGGAACTCGCCCGGTCCGGCGGTGTTGTCATGATTTTGTGCGGGGATACGCCGCTGATTGGAGCTGATACGTTACGGCGGATGCTCCATCAGCATCTCCAGCGCCGGTCTGTTCTGTCCGTTATGACCACCATTGTCGACGATCCTACCCATTACGGCAGAATTATTGAGGATGCGCAGGGACACGTTGTCGCCATCGTTGAGGAGAAAGATGCAACTCCTGAACAGCGAAAAATTAAAAAAATTAATGCGGGTATTTATTGCGTTGATGTTTCATTTCTCCTTCATACGTTGAAGGGAGTCGGCAGCAATAACAAGCAGGGCGAAGTCTATCTCACTGATATTGTTGCCAAGGCTCATTCCGCCGGTTATGATACAACGAGCTTCCTCTGTTTGTGTGCCGACGAGACTTTAGGCGTCAATTCGCGCATGGAACTTGCCAGGGCGCATCAATTTATACAGAACAAAGTAAACGAGAAATTCATGTCCGCAGGTGTCACCCTCGTTCTTCCCGCCACTGTAACAATCGGCGCGGCAGCAACAATCGGCAGGGATACGGTAATTGATCCGGGAGTTTATGTGAAGGGCGAAACCGTGATAGGAGAAAATTGCCGCATTGGCCCCGGCAGTTGTCTGATTGACTGTCGTATCGGTGACAATGTTGTTCTTGGTGCCGGTTGTTACATCCACGGCGTCACCGTGGCAGAAAACACGATTCTCGCGCCGCACAGTCGTATTTGTGGAAAATTGGATGAGGCTTGTTTTATTTAGTTGAGATTTGTCGTTGTTGTCGCGTTCATGACACATTGCAAATGATGCTTAATAGTATACAGGAGGTTGAGTTGCTATGGAACAGAATGAAGATTTGATCCGTTTAGCCGAGGTTGTTGAGGATTTGTTGGCAAATTACAATCAATTAAAAAAAGAGAAGGCCGATCTTCTCCAGACCATCAGTGATAGAGATTGTCAGATCAAGGAGCTGGATGAGCAGCTCGGCCGTCTGCAAAACGAAAAGCATGACGTCTCAAAACGGGTCTCCGGTATTCTCAGTACGATTCAGGACTGGGAAAAGGGTCTGGTGAGCGAAGAAAAAAAAGAATCACCTGAAAATCCCCAGAAAGCAAAGTCCGAATCGATTGCGCACCTTTTTTCCATGGAAGCCTGATTATAAACCTGTTGCCTCTCGTTCTTTATTTTGGTAACAATCAGAAAACGGACAAAATTGTGCGTTCTGTTTGCTCCTTGACATTGACGAATTTATTTTGCAGGTGCCGTTTTGCAAAGATTAGTAAAATTTGAAGTGCTCGGCCAGGAATATTCGTTACACACTGATGCAACTGAAGAAGATGTCAGGGAAATTCTTGACCTTGTCAAGAACCAGCTTGAGGCGTATGCAAAATCAGCTTCCACGTTGCCCGCCAATAAGCTGGCTATTCTTACCAGTTTGAACATGGCCGGCAAATATGTGAAGCTCAAGAGGGAATTTGACACCTATAAACAGATGGTTGGTCAAACCGCTGACTTGATGAAAACTAAGATTGATAATACGCTGGAATTTAAGTAAGATAAAAAAAATAAAAATTCCCCTGCCTTACGCGTGATGTACAGTATAGTTGAGCCAACACGAACATCAAGGGACTCTCCGCTGATCCATAAAAGATGCTCCGCTCCGGTGGAAGAACTTGCGTGGATTACGAGCCTTGTCCCACCTAACTTGTTAGGTTCGATGTCGCTGTGCACACGGTTATGGCGGGGGGCTTTCGTGAATAATCTGTCACATGGCAGTTGATATAAAGGGTGCCTTTAATAAAGTTTTCCGGATCAGCTACATTTCCGTGGATAATTAGCAGGCATGGAATTGCTGATACTTGAATACAATCTTGATGATTGCGCCCCTTGATTGCATGAAAAAGATTTTTTCATGCAAACCATAATTAAGCAACATATAAACAAGCTGGTTCCTTCGTCTCTGTGGCGGGTATCAGTAATGATTGCAGGCGATTACCGGGAGATGCTCCCCTTGTTTTTGACGAATAGTGCTTACGCTAAAAGCCACGTTACTCCTGTGTTGACAGGTTTATATACATTTGTGATACCAACACGATGTCTCAGGCAAATCTTTCCTTTTGCACTGCAGCTCTTTCTGTTGGGGCCGACAGCTACCTGTTTCTGATGACTAGGGCATCAGTTGGATAAGATGTTTTCTTATCCAACATCTCCTTCCTTCCTGATATTTTCATTGCTGCGCTCCCCCCCTTCCGAGTGACCGATCCTGCTTTTGTTTTTTTTAAACTTATCAGGAGGTTGACTCCGTGACTCTTCCCCAAATAATCATTGTTGTATTGGCTTTGGCCGGCGGCACTATCGCAGGATTCATTCTTCACAAGAAGCTGCTTGGCGTTAAACGGCAGAATGTTGAAGAACAAGGGAAAAAACTTATTGAAAATGCCTTGCTCGAGGCGGAAAAGATAAAAAAAGAGGCATTGCTGCATGCCAAGGACGAAGAGTATCAGCTTAAACTGACCGCAGAGCAGGAGATTAAAGAACTCAAGTCCGCTGTTTTATCCGAAGAAAAACGCTTGACCCAAAAATCCGAACAGATTGAAAGGAAAATTGATCTGCTGGATAAAAGGGAAATCGATCTTCTTAATCGGGAAAAGTCACTGGCTTCCGAGGAAGCAAAAATTAATAATCGGCGTCGGGAAATTGATTCACTCGTCGAAGAACAACGGGCGCAGTTGGAGAAAATTTCCGGTATTTCCCGCGACGAAGCGAAGAAGCTGCTGACGGACAGCATTGAGAGTGAAGCCCGGATGGAGGCGGCCAAGGGTATCGTCCGTATCGAAAATGAGATGAAGATACAGGCTGACCGAAAGGCGAAAAACATTCTTGCCTTGGCAATTGCCCGTTATGCCGGAGAGTATGTGGCTGAAAAAACCGTTTCAGTCGTGCCCTTGCCCAATGATGAAATGAAAGGGCGAATAATCGGCCGCGAGGGAAGGAATATCCGGGCCATCGAGGCAGCAACCGGAATTGATGTGATTATTGACGACACGCCGGAAGCGGTTATTCTTTCCGGCTTCAATCCGGTTCGTCGCGAGATTGCCCGCCAATCCCTGGAGAGACTTATTACCGATGGTCGCATTCATCCGGCCAGGATTGAGGAAATCGTCGAAAAGGTCGGCAAGGAACTTGAAGTGACGATGCGGGAGGCCGGCGAGCAGGCAACCTTTGATGTCGGCGCTCATGGCGTTCATCTCGAGCTTATCATGCTGCTTGGTCGCTTGAAATACCGAACCAGTTATGGCCAGAATGTCCTGCAGCATTCCCTGGAGGTGGCTTTCCTCTGCGGCGTCATGGCCTCTGAGCTTGGGATCAACGTCAAGCAGGCGAAAAGAGCCGGTTTGCTGCATGATATCGGCAAAGCCGTTGATCATGAAATTGAAGGATCACATGCCAGCATCGGCGCCGAGTTGGCAAAAAAATATGGTGAATCCAGCGAGGTTGTCCATGCCATCGCGGCCCATCATGAGGATGTCCCGCCTGAAAGCATTCTTGATGTTCTTGTTCAGTCAGCGGACGCCCTTTCCGGTGCCCGGCCCGGTGCGCGCAAGGAAATGCTGGAAACCTATGTCAAGCGGTTGGAGGATCTGGAGAATATCGCCCAGTCGTTCCCGGGGGTGGAAAAGTCCTATGCCATACAGGCCGGACGTGAAATTCGCATTGTGGTCAACAGCGAGAATGTTTCCGATCCCGACGCGGTGATGATGAGCCGTGACATCGCGCGTAAAATCGAGAAGGAATTGACCTATCCCGGCCAGATACGGGTGACCGTGATCAGGGAAATGCGATCCGTTGAATATGCGAAATGATGTTTGAGTGAAGTTAGAATTCAGGAGTCGGAAGTCAGCATGAAAATGAGCATAGAAGAACAGGTGGCGCTCATTGAGCGCGGTGCGGTTGATGTCATTTCCCGTGACGATCTCGTCAGGAAACTGAAAAAATCCCAGGAAACGGGAGTTCCCCTGCGGGTGAAGGCGGGATTTGATCCTACCGCTCCGGACCTGCATCTCGGCCATACCGTGCTGATCCAGAAATTAAAGCATTTTCAGGATCTGGGGCACAACGTCATGTTTCTCATCGGTGATTTCACCGGCATGATAGGCGATCCCACCGGCAAATCCGAGACCCGCAAGCCTCTCACCCAGGACGATGTGGCGCGCAACGCTGAAACGTACAAAGAGCAGATTTTTAAAATTCTTGACCCGGAAAAAACCACGGTCATGTTCAACAGCCAATGGCTGGGGAAGATGACGTCCTATGATTTCGTCAAGCTGGCCTCCCATCTCACCGTTGCCCGCATGCTCGAGCGGGAGGATTTTCGCGAAAGGTTCGAAAATCAGCGGCCGATCAGCATTCATGAGTTTCTTTATCCGCTGATCCAGGGGTATGATTCCGTGGCCATGAAGGCGGATGTGGAGCTTGGCGGCACGGATCAGCTATTCAATGTTCTCATGGGCAGGGATTTGCAACGCGCGTGGGGACAGGAGCCCCAGGTGGTTATTACCATGCCCCTGCTGGAAGGCCTCGACGGGGTCAATAAGATGAGCAAGTCCCTGGGCAATTATATCGGCATAACGGACACGGCGGATGATATTTACGGCAAGATTCTGTCCGTCTCCGATGAACTGATGTTTCGTTATTACGATCTGCTCAGCGATTTGACAACCGAGCAGATCGCCTCACTGAAGTCGGACATGGATGCCGGCGCCATGCACCCGAAGGATGTAAAGAAAAAATTGGCCCGTGAACTAACCGCCCGTTTTTATGGCGCGGAATCCTCGCTGCGCGCCGAGGAGAATTTTGAGCGTATTTTCAAAAAACATGACCTGCCCGAGGACATTGCCGAGCTGGAAGTTGCTGCCGATGAACCTGCCATCTGGCTTCCTCGTTTGCTGACCATAGCCGGGATGGTTTCCGGCACCGGGGAAGGACGCAGGATGATTGCCCAGGGTGCGGTTACGGTCGATGGTGAAAAGGTTACGGATGTTGAAACCAAGGTGCAGTCCTCCGCTGCCGTGCTTCTCAAGGTCGGAAAACGTCGTTTCTGTCGGATAAAATTTGTTTGACACCCCCCTCCTTTTTATCCGTGACTGGGTTATTTGACCCAGTCACGGATGCGCCGTGTGTTTTTTTTGCGGGGATATGCCCCAGCTGTTTTTTTCATCTTTTCCCGTTGTCGGCGAGTCTTTTTTCTCTTTCTATTTTTCCCCTCACGCAATGCAATCCAGTCAATAAAATTACTCAATAGAAACAGGAAGTTGATTTTTTGTTTTCGTGCGGATCAGTTGTTTTATCGTCCGGGGGAATGAGAATTTCAGTTTTGCTGGATTGTTTTTTGGGAGGTATGTTTTTTGCAGTTTATAGTGACGCACGAAATGAATACATTTCGTTTCCCACCTTGCGTTTGCATGCAAAGGTCGGCAGCTTAGTTTTTTCGGCAATATGAGAAAGTGATTATGCGCCGTCAGGCGGGGGACTCGTTGTTTGCGAAACCTCATTCTCTAATTGCTTTATCTGGGAAAATAGGTAAGTTCATAGTATCAAGAAGATATTTTTCTTGCTTTGGGTAAGTCTGCAATTATTGATGAGGGAAACTTGTGGAAAGAGTCGTTTCTGATCTGCGATCGCTATATCGAAGTGCCAGGAGAATGGGGCGTTCCGACGAGGTCATGGTTCTTATGGATTATCTCGTGGAAGATATTGTCAGCTGCACCGATTTGGAACGTGTCCTCGTTCTGCGTCTTGATGATCGGGGGAAAAGTCTTCAGACCCAGGTTTTTTACGGGTTCCAGGATGTCGGCAGACGCCCTTTCCAGGTTGATTTCCAGCAGGTGAACGGCTTGTTGCGAAGGGTCTTTACCGACAGGGAGCCGCTGAATGTCGTCGGCTTTTCAGACTTGAAGGAGGAGAACTCCCCCCAGCCCCCCCGCGCCTGCGGCATACTGCGCGATGACTACCGAGGCAGGAATCATCTCAACAGAAGACAACGCGTCAATCTCTGTCTGCCCGATAATGCCATGCCGGATGTTGATCCCAATCAGTATTCGCGATTTCGTCATTTTTCGGTCATGAACCTGGACACCCATGATAAAACCGTCCATTATCTGATGGGAGAAGTGAACTCCTTTCTTATCCTTCCCATATGCGATGATAATGATTTTTACGGTTATGTTCTGGCGGATAAAGTCATCAGTCAGAAGCCGGTCACATACGATGAGATCAGGCTTTCCGCCGCAATAACCAGCCATGCGGCCCTTGCCGTCGGCCGGGCATTGAAGCAAAAAGAGATGCTGCGGAAGATTGCCCGCCAGCTTGCCGAGATCGAGTATCTGAAAAGTTTTTACGAAAGCATCATCCAGAATCTTCGCAGCGGCTTGATTACGGTTGATCAATTCATGAGAATTACCGATGTCAATCGGGCCGCCGAGATCATCCTCGGTTATCGTAAGGAGGAAATGCTCTCCCGCCAGCTTGATGATTTTCTTTCGCCCATGGATGGCAAGAAATGTCTTTTCCTTGATGCCGCAGATGAAATGGACAGCACCATGGGACATCTTTCCGAAGTGCCGATGAAAAAGAAAAGCGGTGAAATCTTTCCTGCCGAGGTCTGTTTCTCGGTTATTGCGGACAGCACCGATACGGTCACCGGTCTCAGTTGTATTTTCCGCGACATCACGGCAAAAAAAGTATTGGAGCAGGATCTTGCCCGGGTTGACAAACTGGCATCTCTGGGTGAAATGGCGGCGGGTGTTGCCCATGAGATAAAAAATCCCCTTGCCGGTATCTCCGGCGCCATGCAGATCCTGGCCCGTAACTTCAAGGAAGGCGACACGAATCATCTCATTTTTAATGAAGTGCAGAGTCAGGTGAAACGTCTGGACAATTTTATCAACAATCTTCTGCAGTTCGCCCGTCCGGGCCAATCCCAGTTTGCCGAGGTCGAGCTTGATAAGATTATTGATAAAGTTCTTTTTCTTTCGGCCTCGCAGTTGGAAGATAAGAAAATAAAGGTGGTGCGGGCCCTGGATGCTGATCTTCCCATGGCTCAGGGAGATGAGGGACAGTTGCAACAGGTTTTTCTCAACATCGTGTTGAATGCCATCGATGCCATGGCGCCGGGCGGCACCCTGACATTTCATAGTTGTGGACATGATGGCGGGGGTGCGGTGAAATCGTGTGCGAGTCCGGTGTGTCATTACCTCAATGGCAAACATGTGCGGGTTGCGGTGCAGGACAGCGGCAAGGGGATAGATCCGACATCAATGGAATCCATTTTCAACCCTTTCCATACAACAAAAAGTACCGGTACCGGACTCGGTTTGTCTATTTCCCAGCGGATCCTTGAGCAGCATGGCGGGACTATTTTTGTTGAGAGTGAGCCGGGGGTCGGATCGACATTTATTGTTTGTCTGCCGGTTGCCCGGGGTGGAGAGGCGGGCGAATTTGCCCAAAAAAGCATCTGATTTTCTTTCGTTCTCCGTCGATCGAACAGAACTGTTTCGTCCTGTCGGTAAGTTGTGCACATGTTGATGTTTTCCAATTCGAAGGTAACAAAAGTCTTTTTCGGGATTTTGAAATTCGCCGATGAAGCTATAAATCGGCGCCTCTTGCCGCACATCTACCTGAAAGGCCCGACGGAATGCAACTTGTAAAAAGTGAGATTATGATAGAACATCGCATACTTGTGGTTGATGATGAAAAGTTGGTCTGCTGGTCGTTGAGCCAGATGTTGAGCGGCGCGGGTTTTGTCGTGGAAACCGCCATGAGCGGCGCGGAAGCCAGGAAAAAGTTTCATGATTTTATTCCGGAAATGGTCTTGCTGGATGTTCGTCTTCCCGACGCCAACGGCGTTGATCTGCTCGGTGAATTCAAGGCACTGGAGGAAGATGTTGTCGTTATTATGATCACCGCCTATGCTGATGCCGATTCAGCGGTCAATGCCTTAAAGCGCGGGGCGGACGATTATATCGGCAAACCCTTTGATGTGGACAATATCCGCCATATTGTCGAGAAGGCCTTTGAGAAACGGCAACTGCGCACCGAGGTTGATTATTTCAGACGGGAAATCCGTAAAAAATATGATTATGACAATCTGATCGGCAATTCACCGAAGATGATCGAGGTGTTTAAGATGATCAAGGTGTGCGCCGAAACCGATGCCAAGATCGTTCTCATTCTTGGCGAGTCGGGCACGGGAAAGCAACTGGTGGCCCGGGCCATTCATTATCACAGTGCCCGTTCCCAGTCACCCTTTATCGAAATCAACTGCGCGGCCATTCCCGAAAATCTGCTGGAAAATGAACTTTTCGGCCATGAACGCGGTGCCTATACCGATGCGTCGGCAAGCCACAAGGGCATTTTCGAGTCGGCTGCCGGGGGAACGGTTTTTCTCGATGAAATTGGCGATATGCCCCTGCAGATGCAGGCAAAAATTCTCAAGGTCATTGATTCCAAACAATTTCGCCGGCTCGGGGGGGCCAAGGACAGGGATGTCGACGTCCGCATCATTGCCGCAACCAACCAGGATCTGCCCGGCATGGTAAAGGATAACCAGTTCCGCGGCGATCTTTTTTTTCGACTTAATGTGATGAATATTCCCCTTGCCCCATTGCGCGAGCGGAAAGAGGATATTCCTTCCCTGGCAAATTATTTTATCGGCAGATTAAACGAAGAGTATGGCCGGGCGGTCGACGGTATTACGCCTGAGGCCCTTGCCTGTCTTCAGCGTTATGAGTGGCCCGGTAATGTACGGGAAATGCGGAATGCCATGGAACGCGCCATGATGCTTGAGCCGGGCACCGTTATTACGCACGAGTTTTTTAATCAGCAGATCAGGGAATGTGCCCACGCTCAATCGGATGGGCTGAAACCCTCTCCCGTCAATGGGGCGCCGGCCGTGGGTGAGGATGGTTATATTACCCTTCCTCCCGGCGGCATCTCCATCGAGGAGGTGGAAAAGACGCTTATTGAGCAGGCCCTGGACCGTTTTAACGGCAATCAAACCAAGGCGGCTCATTGCTTGCGCATGTCACGTGATACCCTGCGTTACCGTATTAAAAAATTCGGCCTTCAGTCCATTGGCCGGGATGAATAACGGGTATTTTTCCGCCATTTTTCGTGTTGCTTCCCTCCTTTCCCTGCGCCGGACGTGCGTCTTTCTTGCCGGTTTCCTCGCTTTTTGTTTAATGTGTTCTCCCTTGTCTGCCCAGACGGTGAAAAATGGAAAGTTCGCGGCTCCTTCTTCGCGTTATCAGGTGGTGGCGGTTTATTCCCATGACCCGTCTTTTTTTACCCAGGGACTTGCCTATGACGAGGGGATGCTTTACGAAGGAACGGGCCGGTATGGGCAATCCATCTTATGCCGCCGCTCCATTGACGGCAAGATTAATGGAATCAGGCGGCTGCCGCCTTATTTTTTCGGGGAAGGAATCACCGTCTTTCAGGACCGGATCATTCAGCTCACCTGGAAATCCCGCCGGGGATTTGTCTGGGACAAGAAGAATTTGCAATTGCAACGTTCTTTTGCCTATCCAACGGAAGGCTGGGGTATCACCCATGACGGGCATTCCCTGATCATGAGTGACGGCAGCGCAATGCTGACCTATCTTCATCCGGAATCCTTCGACCTGGAAAAGAAAATTCACGTCACTGAGCAAGGCAGGGAAATTGTCCGTCTCAATGAACTGGAATATGTCAAGGGTGAGATATGGGCGAACATCTGGAAGGAAAAAAAGATTGCCCGCATTCATCCGGCGAGCGGCCGGGTGATCGGCTGGATTGACCTGACGGAGCTTGTCGATTCGTCCGCCCCCCCGGGGGAAGACAGCGTACTGAACGGCATTGCCTATGACCCGGAGGGCGAGAGGGTTTTTGTCACGGGGAAATATTGGGACAGGATGTTTGAAATCAGGGTGTCTTCTCCCTGATCCGTTTTTTTTCACTCGGACTGGAACGATTTCATCAACCGTCCCGGAACACGTCAATATGCGTTGATGCAAGGGGGGGCTTCCAAAAAAAGGAAGCCCCCCTTGTTGTTTCAGGGGATTACAACCTTGAGCGAAGGTTCCTCAAGATAGGTATAGGTGTAATTGTTGTAGTTCTGGTCGTAAGCCACGACCTTGATGTAATAGGTGCCGGATCGGGCATACTGGTGAGAAGTCGGGATTATCGGGGCATCGAGGATCGTTGTTTTCCTGTCTCCCCAGTAAAAATAGACCCTGGCCAGCGGGACTCCGGTTGTGGTCGTCGGCGGCACCGTTACGGTGGCGGTTCGTGTTGCCTGATCGACCGTCGCTCCCAGCGTCACCTCGCCCGTGTCTATAATTTCCTTGGCGGTTACGGAATTTATTTTGTCCTCATTCATGGAATGATTCTTGGCGTCCCAGACATTCCAGGTGACCTGATAGGTGCCGGGTGCCGGATAAATGTGGCTGGTGGCGCAGTTGCCGGATTCATCGACGGAGCCGTCGCCCCAGTCAAAGGTGCAGGTGTAGGGAAGATTGCAGGGGGGTGTCCCGCAGTCGGTGACGTTCACCTGGAAGTTGACTTCGTTTGATTCATCTCCCTGGGTGATGGACGGGGAGGCGTAGAGGTAGAAATTACCCCAGCGGATCGGGGTGTTGAAACCATAGTAGGCGTGACAGGAGTTGGTGGAGCAGGTTCCGCCTCCGGCGTCATATTCATAGACAAGATTGAGCAGGCGATCCTGGCCGTTGGCGAAAAAGGTCGGAGCACCGATGACATCATACCAGCCGTTGCCGTGATTGCCGGTGGGGGCAATGGCTGTGTTGTCGGTGGTGGTGCCGTAATGACAGATTTTGCAGGTAAATCCGGCCATGATGTGGCGCTGATGACTGTTTGATTTGGGTTGATCCTGGGCATAGGCCGGCGGGTAACTGTGGCAGGAGGCGCAGTCCGTGCTGCCGGTTGTCCAGGACGGAGACGGCTGATTGGCGAGCTCTCCCGTGGACACCGAGGTGCCGTCACTGTGGCAGTAAACCACGCAACTCATGGAACCTCCCGTTGTTATCGACGTGCCGTTGGTGCCCTCATAGCTGTATGCCGGGTTCAGGGTTTTGCCGTCGTAGGCGTTGCCCGCCGTATTTTGACCGGCAATGTCAAAGCCGATCTGCAGCCTGTAGTCATCAACAATGGGAGTTGCCGGCATTCCGTCGTAATGGCAGGTTTCACAGGAAATGCCGTTGTCCACCGCATGGGTTGCATGTGCGCCGGCGCTTGTTGCGCCGGTGGGTTCCGGATTCCAGATCAGCCCGTCCTGCTGCACACCGTCGACAATTGGGGGAAATCCATGGCAGGCGTTACAGCTCGGACGGAAACCGAGTTCGTGCTCGTGGCAGGTAACGCAGGATTCACCGTTGAAGTGGTTTGCCCGGCTGCCGTCGTTGCGCCAATATTTGGTCTGGGTATGGCAGACCTGGCAGATGCCGGTGGGGCTGGCATCATTTCCCGTGCCCGTTTCATCATGGGCGAAACCGGACGGCCCGGGAAAAATGACGGGCAACGCGCCAATTGTCGGCTTGATATACTGGCCGTAAAGGATTTTGAAATCACGCACGGTGCCGATGTGACTGATTTCTCCCTGCACGGTGATACTCGTCGCGTCGGCGGCAAGGATTTCCGAAGAAAAATCAACATATTCTCCCTGTTCATTTTCCCACGTCAATCCTTCACTCATGAAAAGCAGCCCTCGCTCCGCTCCGGTTTTGGCGTTCCAGGCGACGGGATCTTGCCAGGCGGGATCGTTTACGGTCAAGCTGTTTATGGTAAAGGTGGTGGTGCCGCCTCCGGAGGTGTAGCCGCTGAATGTGCCCGAGACAAGCGGGGTGGCGCACTGGTCCGACACATGGGGATTATGACAGTCAACGCATGATCGTTGCCAGACTCCGTATTTTTCGCTTTGCA is part of the Desulfobulbaceae bacterium DB1 genome and encodes:
- a CDS encoding cell division protein ZapA, with protein sequence MQRLVKFEVLGQEYSLHTDATEEDVREILDLVKNQLEAYAKSASTLPANKLAILTSLNMAGKYVKLKREFDTYKQMVGQTADLMKTKIDNTLEFK
- a CDS encoding ribonuclease Y, producing the protein MTLPQIIIVVLALAGGTIAGFILHKKLLGVKRQNVEEQGKKLIENALLEAEKIKKEALLHAKDEEYQLKLTAEQEIKELKSAVLSEEKRLTQKSEQIERKIDLLDKREIDLLNREKSLASEEAKINNRRREIDSLVEEQRAQLEKISGISRDEAKKLLTDSIESEARMEAAKGIVRIENEMKIQADRKAKNILALAIARYAGEYVAEKTVSVVPLPNDEMKGRIIGREGRNIRAIEAATGIDVIIDDTPEAVILSGFNPVRREIARQSLERLITDGRIHPARIEEIVEKVGKELEVTMREAGEQATFDVGAHGVHLELIMLLGRLKYRTSYGQNVLQHSLEVAFLCGVMASELGINVKQAKRAGLLHDIGKAVDHEIEGSHASIGAELAKKYGESSEVVHAIAAHHEDVPPESILDVLVQSADALSGARPGARKEMLETYVKRLEDLENIAQSFPGVEKSYAIQAGREIRIVVNSENVSDPDAVMMSRDIARKIEKELTYPGQIRVTVIREMRSVEYAK
- a CDS encoding tyrosine--tRNA ligase → MSIEEQVALIERGAVDVISRDDLVRKLKKSQETGVPLRVKAGFDPTAPDLHLGHTVLIQKLKHFQDLGHNVMFLIGDFTGMIGDPTGKSETRKPLTQDDVARNAETYKEQIFKILDPEKTTVMFNSQWLGKMTSYDFVKLASHLTVARMLEREDFRERFENQRPISIHEFLYPLIQGYDSVAMKADVELGGTDQLFNVLMGRDLQRAWGQEPQVVITMPLLEGLDGVNKMSKSLGNYIGITDTADDIYGKILSVSDELMFRYYDLLSDLTTEQIASLKSDMDAGAMHPKDVKKKLARELTARFYGAESSLRAEENFERIFKKHDLPEDIAELEVAADEPAIWLPRLLTIAGMVSGTGEGRRMIAQGAVTVDGEKVTDVETKVQSSAAVLLKVGKRRFCRIKFV
- a CDS encoding DNA-binding response regulator yields the protein MIEHRILVVDDEKLVCWSLSQMLSGAGFVVETAMSGAEARKKFHDFIPEMVLLDVRLPDANGVDLLGEFKALEEDVVVIMITAYADADSAVNALKRGADDYIGKPFDVDNIRHIVEKAFEKRQLRTEVDYFRREIRKKYDYDNLIGNSPKMIEVFKMIKVCAETDAKIVLILGESGTGKQLVARAIHYHSARSQSPFIEINCAAIPENLLENELFGHERGAYTDASASHKGIFESAAGGTVFLDEIGDMPLQMQAKILKVIDSKQFRRLGGAKDRDVDVRIIAATNQDLPGMVKDNQFRGDLFFRLNVMNIPLAPLRERKEDIPSLANYFIGRLNEEYGRAVDGITPEALACLQRYEWPGNVREMRNAMERAMMLEPGTVITHEFFNQQIRECAHAQSDGLKPSPVNGAPAVGEDGYITLPPGGISIEEVEKTLIEQALDRFNGNQTKAAHCLRMSRDTLRYRIKKFGLQSIGRDE